GGCCGGCCTGGGGCACATGGGGAAGACCAGCTACCACCTGGCCATGGACGCCGTCATCGACCACTACCTCGACAGCGGCAGCACGGCCCCCGCCCTCGTCGTCTTCCAGACCGACGGCGGCCCGATCAACAAGCTCGCCGCGGAACGGTACCTGTGCAAGGCGGCGAAGCTGCCCCTGTTCTGGCAGTTCATCGGCTTCGGCGACCCGCACAGCAAGCAGTTCGACTTCCTGCGCAGGCTCGACGAGCTCCCCGTACCGGACCGCCGGGCGGTGGACAACGCCGGGTTCTTCCACGCGGGCGAGGACCCACGCACGGTCCCCGACAGCCGGCTGTACGACCGTCTCGTGAGCGAGTTCCCGAAGTGGCTGGTGGCGGCACGGGCCGCGGGGATCGTACGGACGTAGACCGCCGCTGGGGGAGGTCGTCCCGGTCCGGCGTGATCAGCCCCCGACGCGGCCCTACGTGTCGCACTCCAGCACCGTCCGGCACAGTGCGCACCGGGCCCGCACCCGCCCCCGGACCGGTACCCGGATCCGCTGGCGGCAGGTGGGGCAGGGGAAGGACACCCGCAGCCGGCCGACGCCGTCCGGGGTGAAGGTGTAGGGGACGCCGGGGCGGGGGCCGGGGCCGCCGTGCCGGCGGTCGCGGGCGTAGCGGCGGCGGCCCGCCCAGCCCGCGGCCGTCAGCGGGGGCTGCTGCTCGTCCTCCCGGGCCAGGGCCAGGCCCTTGCCGTACGCCGTGTACGCCTGCGGGCTGGTGAACCACACCGACGGGTCCTCGCCGAACACCAGGGAGCGCTTCGCCAGGACGTACCCGAACTCCTCCGGGGTCAGGTAACCCAGCTTCTGGGACGACGCCGCGTCCTCCCGGTACGCGTCCAGGAGCAGCCACCCCGCCCCCAGGTACGTCGTCGCCGTGTCCGTGAGGATCTCGTTCTCGCGCACCCCCGGGAAGGACAGGTCCAGCCGGTGCAGATACACATGCATGACCTCGTGGGCCAGCGCCGCCCCGATGTCCCGCCGGTGCGTGCGGAACCGGTCGTTCAGCTCGACGAAGTACTCCGGCCCGGCGGTGAGTTCGACGTTCGCCGCGTGTGTCATCTCCCGGAAGCTCACGACGAACCGCGCGTCCGGCAGCCGGTAGTGCCGCACCAGCTCCCGGGCCACCCGCTGCGCGCCCAGATAGAGGTCGTCGGTGTCGCAGAACGCCACGTCGACCGGCGCCACGCTCGTCGCGAACGTCCGCACGGTGTCGTAGGAGAGCCGCTTGTAGAGCGCGGTGATCGCCGCCCGCACCGTCTCCAGGTGCGGGTAGCCGTGCTGGACCGGTCCGTCGTTCGTCACGCCCGTACCCCCAAGACGCCCTGAACCCGATACCACTCTACGAGGTCGTGAGCGGATCCACGGGGGTCGGATCCGGAGCACGCAGCAGGAGTACGGGTCCGTCGGCCGGCGCCTCCTCCAGCTCCAGCACCCACACCTCGTTGCCGCCCTCCCGCAGCACCGGACCGGGCACGTACAGCGACCGCTGCGGGCCCACGGACCAGTACCGGCCGAGGCTGAAGCCGTTGACCCAGACGAACCCCCGGGTCCAGCCCGGCAGCTCCAGCACCGCGTCCCCGGCGCCGCGCACGCTCAGCTCACCGCGGTACAGGCCGGGGGAGCTGTCCCCCGGCGGCGGGCCGAAGCCGATGCCGGACACGGAGTCCAGCGCGTCCAGCCGCAGCCCCCGCGCCCGCACCCCGTGCAGGAACTGCCGCTCGTGCAGCAGGCCCCCCGTGATCCCCTTGGCCTCCCCGCTCCTGGGCCCGTAGTTGACCCGCCCCAGCGACTCCACCCACAGCTCCACCCGCGCCGGACCCGCCACCGGCTCCTTGAGCTGCACGTCGTCCTCGGTGAGCACCCCGGCCCGCTCCCCGTCGACGTACACCACCGCGAGATCCCTGAGACCGCGCGCGATCAGCGGGTACGGCTGCCGCGGCCCCGGCACGCTCACCTCGTACCGCACCAGCCCCCGGTCGACGTCCAGCTCCTCGAAGGTCGGCGGGACGGGCCCTTCCAAGGGCGCTCCACCGCGCTCCTCCAGTACGGCGGACAGGGCCGCCCAGCCGGTGAGGCGCACCTCGTCCGGCGCACCCAACACCTCGGGCGCGGGCGGCAGTTCCGCCACCGGGCCGTAGGCGGCGAGCACCTCCCTGAAGCGCCAGAACTTCTCCGTCGGCCTGCCGTACTCGTCGATCGGCGCGTCGTAGTCGTACGACGTCACGTCCGGCTCCAGCGGACCGTCGTGCAGCGCGCCCCCGCCCCGGTTGGCGCCCGCCCAGCCCGCGAAGTTCGTGCCGCCGTGTGCCATGTACAGGTTCACCGAGGCGCCGAGCTCCAGGATCTCCCGCAGCGTGGCCGCCGCGTCCCCCGCGTCCCGTACGACGTGCTCGCCGCCCCAGTGGTCGAACCAGCCGCACCAGAACTCCATGCACATCAGCGGACCGTCCGGGCGGTACCGGCGCAGCGTCTCGACGGCCTCGCGGGCGCCCGAGCCGAAGTTGACCGTGGTGAGGACACCGGGGAGCGAGCCGCCGGTGAGCATGTGGTCCTCGGGGCCGTCCGAGGTGAACAGGGGAACGGTCACGCCCTGCGCGCGCAGCAGTTCCGCCAGCCGGCGCAGGTAGTCGACGTCCGTGCCGTAGCTGCCGTACTCGTTCTCCACCTGGACCATCAGCACCGGGCCACCCCGGTCGATCTGCCGCTCCACGACCTGCGGCAGCAGCCGCCCGAACCAGCGCTCCACCTCGCCCAGGTACACCTCGTCGCTCGTGCGCGCCCGCCCCCGGAGCCAGTGCGGCAGGCCGCCGTTCTCCCACTCCGCGCAGATGTAGGGGCCGGGGCGGACGATCGCCCACAGCCCTGCCCGCCGGGCCGCGTCCAGGAAACGGCCCAGCGCCTCGACGTCCCGGAAGTCACCGGGGCGCGGCTCGTGGAGGTTCCACGGCACGTACGTCTCCACGCAGTTGAGGCCCATCGCCCGCAGCATCGCCAGCCGGTGCCCCCACTGGGCCTCGTGCACGCGGAAGTAGTGCAGCGCGCCGGACAGCAGCCGGACCGGCCGGCCGTCCAGCAGGAAATCGGTTTCACCCGTCGAGAACTCGCTCATAGGCTCCACCTTCACGACTGGCGGCGATCACGTCCATGGACAAAGATCGGCGCTGCTTGGACCGAAGCGATGGTTGTCGAAGCGAAGCGATGGTCGTCGAAGCGAAGCGATGGTTGTCGAAGCGAAGCGATGTGGGGAAGGCGCGGTGATGTACCACACCTGGATGCGGTTCTTCTCGCCCGGCCCCGTCCACCACCGCCTCGGCCTCGTCTGCCTCGGCGTCGGCCTCCAGTACGGTCCGCTGCCCACCGTCGGCCCCCGCACCCTCGACAGCCACGTCGCCGTCGTCATCAGTACCGGCACCGGGTGGTACGAGACCCCCGACGGGCGGCGCCGCACGGTCACCGCGCCCGCGCTGCTGTGGCTCACGCCCGGCGTCCCGCACCACTACGCGCCGGACCCGGAGACCGGCTGGGACGAGGGGTTCGTCGGCTTCACCGGGCCCGCGACCGCGACGTACACCGAACTCGGGTACATCGAGCCCGACCGGCCCGTCGTGCCCCTGTCCGACGCCGCCGGTCCCCGCGCGGTGATCGCCCGGATCGCGCGGGCCGCCCGCCGCGACAACCCCCTGCTGGAGGTGGAGACCGGCGCCGCCGTCCACGAGCTGCTGGTGGCCCTGCGCCGCGCCCGCGCCGACCTCGCCCCCGACGGCGACCCCGTCCTCAAGGCGCTCGCCCGGGACGCCTTCAAGGCGATGTCCGTCGCCGACCATGCCGCCCGGCACGGCATGACCCTCGCCGAGCTGCGCACCGCGGTGCGGCGCGGCGCCGGGTGCAGCCCCAAGGACTACCTCCTCGGCATCCGGCTCGGCCGCGCCAAGGAACTCCTCGCCGCCACCGAACTCCCCGTCGCGTCCGTCGCCCGCCGCGTCGGCTACGACGACCCCGCCTACTTCTCCCGTCTCTTCACCCGCCGCGTCGGCATGGCCCCCGTCCGCTTCCGCGCCCAGGAAAGCCGAACCGTCCCCGGCGGCTGGAGCAACCAGGTCCCGGACCCGGACGATCCACCGAGAATTTGAGACGGGGGGAGGTTTTCGGGGGAGCTGAGCGGGGCCGGGGGCCGGGGGAGCGGGGGGTGGGCGTGGCCGGGTGGGGGGTTGGGGGCGGAGTGCGGGGCTGGCAGGGAGGGGCCGGCAGGTTCGGAGCGCGTGGGGCCGGGTGCGCGAGGGGGCCAGGAGGTTCGCAGCGTGTGGGCCCGGCAGAGACGGAGCCCAGGAGCCCAGGAGCTGACGGGCCCGGCAGGGGTGTTCTCCGGGGGATCTGAGCTCCTGTCTCCCGGCCGGGGCGGTGCTCCGGAGGGTGGGAGTCCACGGACTCCGCTGGGCCGTCGCCGTAGGGCGGAGTCTTCGGGCCGCCCGGTCTGGATGGTCCCCGCGGATCTGAGCCCTCCTTCCCGGCCGGGACGGCCCTCCGGAGTGTTGGGAGGCCGTGGGATCCGTCGGGGCCGGAACCTCGGAGCTGATCCGGACGCGCCCGGTCGGCTGAGACGCACGGAGCCTGCACGCGGGCGAGCCGACCCCGAGCGTGGTCGTCCGCGGCAGGCTCGCCCAGCGGTACGCCCGGCCGGCAGCCCCCTGTTCGCGGGCGGAGCCGGTCATGGCGAGGGCGGCAGGGCCCTCATGGTTCCGGTCGGTGCCATCCGCCGATCACCCCCCTGCCCTCCGCCCCGTAGGGTTGTCGACCATGACCACCAGCAACACCGGAACCGGTGACGTCGACCCCGCTGTCCGTGCGGAGCTCGCGCGGCTGCGGGACAGCATCGACAACATCGACGCGGCCGTCGTCCACATGCTCGCCGAGCGCTTCAAGGCCACCCAGCAGGTCGGCCACCTCAAGGCCCGCCACCAGCTGCCCCCCGCCGACCCGGCCCGCGAGGCCCGCCAGATCGAGCGGCTGCGCACCCTCGCCGAGAACGCCAAGCTCGACCCGGCCTTCGCTGAGAAGTTCCTGAATTTCATCATCGCCGAGGTCATCCGGCACCACGAGCGCATCGCCGAGGACACCGTCAACGGCACCCCCACCGTGACCGATTGACCTCGCGGAACTCCCCAGGGACGTGACACGGCGGCCCGCACCCGGCATGCTGCCCCGTGCACTCCTTGTCAGCCTGCGAGCACTCCCCGTCAGCACACGGGCGTAGGCTGGTTCTCCGCGAGGGAGGGACGTCGGGCCATGCCGTCGGATGCCAGGATCCTCATCGTCGACGACCACGAGGACACGCTCTACGCCCTGGAGAGTGCCCTGGCCCCGCTGGGCTACCAGCTCGGCCGCGCCACCAGCGGTGACGAGGCCCTCAAGCAGGTCCTGCGCGGCCAGGTCGGCCTCCTGCTCCTCGACGTACGGATGCCCGGCGTCAGCGGCCTCGACGTGGTCCGCTACATGCGCCGCCTGGAACAGACCCAGCACATCCCCGTCGTCCTGCTCACCGGCTTCGGCCCCGACCACGAACTGACCTCCGCCGCCTTCGGACTCGGCGTCGCCGACCTGGTGATGAAGCCCATCGACCCCTGGGCCCTGCGCACCAAGGTCCGCTACCTCTTCGACGCCCACCGCCGCCACCTCGCCCTCGAACAGGAGGTGCGGGAACTGCGCGCGCTCGTCAAGCCCGGGGAGCCCGCCGAACGGCCCGCCCTGCCCCACCCCGACGCCCGGGTCCCCGTGCAGCGCGGACAGGGGGCGCACACCGAGGAGCTCGAACAGGACCGGACATAAGGCGTGTACCGATCCGCCTCTGTGAGTTGGCCCTGCCATCAGGCAGCATGTCCTGCATGTCCGTACTGACGCGCGACGAAGCGCAGACCCGTGCCAAGCTCCTCGACGTTCACCGCTACACCATCGCGCTCGACCTCACCACCGGCGACGAGACCTTCGCGTCCCAGACCGTCGTCCGGTTCACCGCGCGCGCCGAGGCGGACACCTTCGTCGAGCTCAAGCCGGCCGAACTGCGAGAGGCGACCCTGGACGGCCGCCCCCTCGACCCGGAGACCCTCGACGGCAACCGGCTCCCCCTGACGGGCCTGACCGCCGGCGAGCACGAACTGCGGATCGACGCCGTCATGCGCTACTCCCGCACCGGCGAGGGCATGCACCGCTTCACCGACCCCAGCGACGGCGAATCGTACGTCTACACCCAGCTGTTCATGGACGACGTCCAGCGCGTCTTCGCCGCCTTCGACCAGCCCGACCTCAAGGCCGTCTTCGACCTGACCGTCACGGCCCCCGAAGGCTGGAGCGTCCTCGCCAACGGCATCACCGAACACCTCGGCGAAGGCCGCTGGCAGGCCGCCACCACCCCCCTGATCTCCACCTACCTCGTCGCCGTCGCCGCGGGCCCCTGGCACTCCGTGCGCACCGAACACCGCGGCCTGCCCTTCGGCATCCACTGCCGCCGCTCCCTCGCGCCCTACCTCGACCCGGACGCCGACGAGATCTTCGAGATCACCAAGCAGTGCTACGACCGCTACCACGAGAAGTTCGAGGAGCCGTACCCCTTCGACTCCTACGACCAGGCGTTCGTCCCCGAGTTCAACGCCGGCGCCATGGAGAACCCCGGACTCGTCACCTTCCGCGACGAGTTCGTCTACCGCTCCGCCGTCACCGACACCGAACGCCAGACCCGCGCCATGGTCATCGCCCACGAGATGGCCCACATGTGGTTCGGCGACCTCGTCACCCTGCGCTGGTGGGACGACATCTGGCTCAACGAGTCCTTCGCCGAGTACATGGGCTACCAGACCCTCACCGAGGCCACCCGCTTCACCGACACCTGGGTCGACTTCGGCGTCATGCGCAAGGGCTGGGGCTACGACGCCGACCAGCGCCCCTCCACCCACCCCGTCGCCCCCGAAGACGTGCCCGACACCGCCTCGGCCCTCCTCAACTTCGACGGCATCTCCTACGCCAAGGGCGCCTCCGCACTACGGCAGTTGGTGCACTGGCTCGGCGAGAAGGACTTCCTCGCCGGCATCAACACCCACTTCGCCCGGCACAGGTTCGGCAACGCCACCCTCGCCGACTTCATCGACTCCCTCGCCTCCGCCACCGAACGCGACGTCCACGCCTGGGCCGACGCCTGGCTGCGCACCACCGGCGTCGACACCCTCAGGCCCGTCGTCACCCGCGGCGAGGAAGGCACGTACACCCTCCAGGTCCAGCACCAGGGCAGCCGCCCGCACCGCATCGCTGTCGGCCTCTACGACCAGGACGTCACCGACGAGGGCCGCCACCTGGTCCTCCGCG
Above is a window of Streptomyces griseorubiginosus DNA encoding:
- the pepN gene encoding aminopeptidase N; the encoded protein is MSVLTRDEAQTRAKLLDVHRYTIALDLTTGDETFASQTVVRFTARAEADTFVELKPAELREATLDGRPLDPETLDGNRLPLTGLTAGEHELRIDAVMRYSRTGEGMHRFTDPSDGESYVYTQLFMDDVQRVFAAFDQPDLKAVFDLTVTAPEGWSVLANGITEHLGEGRWQAATTPLISTYLVAVAAGPWHSVRTEHRGLPFGIHCRRSLAPYLDPDADEIFEITKQCYDRYHEKFEEPYPFDSYDQAFVPEFNAGAMENPGLVTFRDEFVYRSAVTDTERQTRAMVIAHEMAHMWFGDLVTLRWWDDIWLNESFAEYMGYQTLTEATRFTDTWVDFGVMRKGWGYDADQRPSTHPVAPEDVPDTASALLNFDGISYAKGASALRQLVHWLGEKDFLAGINTHFARHRFGNATLADFIDSLASATERDVHAWADAWLRTTGVDTLRPVVTRGEEGTYTLQVQHQGSRPHRIAVGLYDQDVTDEGRHLVLRDRLDLDVPQTEPLPIGKRPALLLLNDGDLTYAKVRFDAESFTTVTECLSGLPSPLTRAVVWNALRDAVRDGELAPSAYLEAARAHLPHETDLALVQGVLAFAAGYVADRYVTPEERPAALSLLTALCRDLIRRTEDGDNPGLRLIAVRHCINVAAHPDTIAAWLADGTVPGGPELDPELRWRLLARLAVLGATDESAIAAELARDPSATGQEGAARCRAALPSEEAKAAAWDAMFTRDDLSNYLFTATAQGFWQPEQADLVRQYVPRYYDDAVALAARRGPAIADAVGRWAFPDHAIDEDNLSLGRTCLDDADPIPALRRKLVDQLDDLGRALRVRQA
- a CDS encoding chorismate mutase translates to MTTSNTGTGDVDPAVRAELARLRDSIDNIDAAVVHMLAERFKATQQVGHLKARHQLPPADPAREARQIERLRTLAENAKLDPAFAEKFLNFIIAEVIRHHERIAEDTVNGTPTVTD
- a CDS encoding beta-galactosidase family protein; the protein is MSEFSTGETDFLLDGRPVRLLSGALHYFRVHEAQWGHRLAMLRAMGLNCVETYVPWNLHEPRPGDFRDVEALGRFLDAARRAGLWAIVRPGPYICAEWENGGLPHWLRGRARTSDEVYLGEVERWFGRLLPQVVERQIDRGGPVLMVQVENEYGSYGTDVDYLRRLAELLRAQGVTVPLFTSDGPEDHMLTGGSLPGVLTTVNFGSGAREAVETLRRYRPDGPLMCMEFWCGWFDHWGGEHVVRDAGDAAATLREILELGASVNLYMAHGGTNFAGWAGANRGGGALHDGPLEPDVTSYDYDAPIDEYGRPTEKFWRFREVLAAYGPVAELPPAPEVLGAPDEVRLTGWAALSAVLEERGGAPLEGPVPPTFEELDVDRGLVRYEVSVPGPRQPYPLIARGLRDLAVVYVDGERAGVLTEDDVQLKEPVAGPARVELWVESLGRVNYGPRSGEAKGITGGLLHERQFLHGVRARGLRLDALDSVSGIGFGPPPGDSSPGLYRGELSVRGAGDAVLELPGWTRGFVWVNGFSLGRYWSVGPQRSLYVPGPVLREGGNEVWVLELEEAPADGPVLLLRAPDPTPVDPLTTS
- a CDS encoding VWA domain-containing protein, whose protein sequence is MVAISPSKVAETAPALVDLYKSAGVSLVKHGLEGLRAAVYLVVDYSGSMRPYYKDGTVQALADRVLGLSAQLDDDGRVPVVFFSTDVDAVTDIELAGHEGCVDRIVAGLGHMGKTSYHLAMDAVIDHYLDSGSTAPALVVFQTDGGPINKLAAERYLCKAAKLPLFWQFIGFGDPHSKQFDFLRRLDELPVPDRRAVDNAGFFHAGEDPRTVPDSRLYDRLVSEFPKWLVAARAAGIVRT
- a CDS encoding response regulator gives rise to the protein MPSDARILIVDDHEDTLYALESALAPLGYQLGRATSGDEALKQVLRGQVGLLLLDVRMPGVSGLDVVRYMRRLEQTQHIPVVLLTGFGPDHELTSAAFGLGVADLVMKPIDPWALRTKVRYLFDAHRRHLALEQEVRELRALVKPGEPAERPALPHPDARVPVQRGQGAHTEELEQDRT
- a CDS encoding AraC family transcriptional regulator — translated: MYHTWMRFFSPGPVHHRLGLVCLGVGLQYGPLPTVGPRTLDSHVAVVISTGTGWYETPDGRRRTVTAPALLWLTPGVPHHYAPDPETGWDEGFVGFTGPATATYTELGYIEPDRPVVPLSDAAGPRAVIARIARAARRDNPLLEVETGAAVHELLVALRRARADLAPDGDPVLKALARDAFKAMSVADHAARHGMTLAELRTAVRRGAGCSPKDYLLGIRLGRAKELLAATELPVASVARRVGYDDPAYFSRLFTRRVGMAPVRFRAQESRTVPGGWSNQVPDPDDPPRI